From the Buchnera aphidicola (Chaetosiphella stipae setosa) genome, the window GGAGTTTTTTCTTCGTGAAAAGGACACTTTGATTGGTAATTTTTTCCTTTTTTTTTTAGATTAATTTTCGATTTAATTAAATCTACGATATTTGTTTTTGATAGTAATTCATTAATAAAATCTTTTGGAATGTTTCGCATCATATTTTTGAAAAGAATTTTTTAAAAAATAAATAAAATTACCGTTCCTATTTTTAATATGAACGGTTTCATAAATGAAATAAAAATTTAAATTAATACATACGTTTTCTTTTTAAATTTTCTCTACATAGTTTTTTTGATAATCTTTTTATTGCAGCTGTTTTTGCTCTTTTTCTTGCTGTAGTAGGTTTTTCATAACATTCTCTTCTACGAATTTCTGATAATATTCCAGCTTTTTCACAAGATCTTTTAAAACGTCTTAAAGCAACGTCAAATGGTTCGTTTTCTCTAACTTTTATTATTGGCATATTTTTTCCTGTATTTTTTTTACTTTTTTTTTTATTTTTCTAAATTTACATAGTTTATCAAATTTATCATTTGAAATCAGTTATAATCAATATTATTTTATAATTTTTAAAAAATATGAAAATTCTAGGTATTGAAACTTCATGTGATGATACAGGAATTGCCATATATGATGATGAAAATGGATTAATTTTTAATGAAAAATTTAATCAATCATTAATACATAATAAATATGGTGGAGTTGTTCCTGAAATAGCTTCTAGAGAACATACATTAAATATTTCATTTTTAATAGAAAAAATTTCTAAAAATTTAAATATAAATTTTAAAAAAATTAATGCTATTGCGTATACTTGTGGACCTGGATTAATTGGTTCTTTGTTAGTTGGTGCAACTTTTGGATCCGCATTAGCTTATTCTTTAAATATTCCTACTGTTTTAGTGAATCATTTGGAAGCGCATTTAATCTCTATTATGATGGAAAAAAAATGTCCGATCTTTCCTTTTATAGGAATGTTAGTTTCTGGAAAACATACTGAATTAATTTATGCACATAAATTTGGAAAATATAGTCTTTTAGGTAAAACTCGCGATGATAGCGCTGGAGAAGTATTTGATAAAGTAGCCAAAAATTTAAATTTAAATTATCCTGGTGGGCCGGAAATTGCAAAAATCTCTAAATTTGGAAATTTTAATAAGTATTTTTTTCCGAGACCAATGTTGAAAACAAATAATTTAGATTTTAGTTTTTCAGGTTTAAAAACTGCAGTAGTAAATTTTATTAAAAAGCAATCTATGTTAGATTTTCAATTGATATCTGATGTTGCAAATGCTTTTGAAGAATCTATTACAGATGTTTTAGTAACAAAATGTAAACATGCATTGAAAAAAACTCGATTAAAACGTTTAGTAATTTCTGGAGGAGTGAGTGCAAATATTTTATTAAGAAGAAAATTAAGACATATGGTTTCTAAATGTAAAGGAGAAATTTTTTTTGTACGTCCTGAATTTTGTACAGATAATGCAGCTATGATAGCTTATTTAGGAATGTTAAAATTTCAATTAAATCAAATTCAATCAAATTTAAATATTTACGTTGATCCTAAGTTAAAAATTTATAATTCAAAGATGAATTTGAATTTTATTAGTAATATTTGAAATATTTTATTTTCGTTTATAAACTTTACAAGTTTATAATTAATTATCTAAAAAATTTTTTAAATATAAAAATTTTAATATAATTGTTATAGAATTTTTTTTTAAATTTTTTTTATTATGAAAAAATTGAAATGCTTATAGTTTGTAAAGAAAAATTTTTTGTGCTTTAAAAAATATTTTATAATAAATGAATAAAATTTATATCTCAAAATTTTTTTATATATTTTGCAAAAAAATAAATAATTTTTTTAGGATGATAAATGAAAGTTTATTTAGTTGGAGGAGCTGTCAGGGATTTTTTATTAAATTTACCTATCAAAGATCGAGATTGGGTTGTTGTTGGTTCTACTCCTGAAGAATTAATTCAAAAGAAATTCAAACAAGTGGGGAAAGATTTTCCAGTTTTTTTACATCCTATAACTTCTGAGGAATATTCTTTAGCAAGAACAGAAAAAAAAAGTGGTGTAGGTTATAAAGGATTTAAAACATATTATTCAAAAAAAGTCACTTTATATGAAGATTTAATGAGAAGAGATTTAACAATTAATGCGATTGCAAAAGATAAAAATGGAGTGTTAATTGATCCTTTAAATGGAATGAAAGATATTCAATTAGGATTATTAAGGCATATTTCTAAAGATTTTCAAGATGATCCGCTAAGAGTATTAAGAGTAGCTAGGTTTTCTGCACAATTATCTCATTTAGGTTTTAGAATTGCGAAAGAAACAATTTTTTTAATGAAAAATATTGTAAAAAATTGTGAACTGTCTTTTTTAACTTCTCATAGAATATGGAACGAAACAAAAAAAGCTCTTAATACTAAAACACCTCATATGTATTTTTTTGTTTTAAAAAAATGTAATGCGTTATCTGTATTGTTCCCAGAGATTGATTATTTATATAAAATTAATTATTTTTTATTTAGATATTATAATTTAGGTGAACAATTTTTATTTTCTTTTTCTAATTTTTCAAAAAAAAATTTTTCAGTTGATTTAAGATTTTCTTTTTTTTGTCAATTTTTAGTTTATTATAATTTTCTTGTTCAAAAAAATAAATTTTTTTCACATAAAAAAATTTTTAAAGATCATTTAATTAAAAATATGTTATCTAGATTAGAGATTCCTAATTTTATTCAAAATTTATCGATTATTATTGCAAATAATTATTTTTTTTTACATAACATTTTTTTTGAATCTTCGGAAAAAATTGTTCTTTTATTTAATCGTATGAATATTTGGAGAAATCCAATAAAAATTTTTAAAATAGGAATTTTAAGTGATTTTTGTATTTTTTTTTCAGAATGTAGATATAATTGCCGAGAAAAGAAAGTGGGAAATTTTTTAAAAATTGTTTTTTTTATTTTAAGTTCTGTTTCAATACAATTTATTATTAAAAAAGGATTTAAAGGTTTTTTTATTAATCAAGAGTTAATTAGAGTAAGAACTATTTTATTAGATATTTATAGATTAAAAATTTTTTTAATTAAATAAAAATTATTTTTAAATTCAAGATAAATATTTCAATAAAATTTTTTTTTACAAAATTTTTATTTTAAAAAATATTTTTTTCTAAAAATATTTTTAAACGGCGATTTCACGCCGTTTAAATATTTTTTTTATTTTTTTTTAACATACATAATTACATTTTTTCCTGCAACAATTATTTTTCCAATTTTTTTTTCTATAATGTTCATCTTATCTGTATTAGAAATTACCACAGGAGTAATAATTGATTTTGCTGTTTTTTTTAATAGTTTTAGGTCTATTTTAATTATTAAATCTCCCTTTTTTACTTTTTGACCTTCTTTTATACAAGATTCAAATCCTTTTCCTTTTAATTTTACAGTATCGATTCCAAAATGTACAAAAATTTGTATTCCTTGTTTAGATTCAATTGAAAAAGCATGTAATGTATGAAAAATTTTTCCTATTTTTCCATCTATAGGTGCAACTATTTTATTTCCGGTAGGATTTATAGCTATTCCATCTCCGACTATTTTTTTTGAAAAAACTATGTCTGGGACTTTTTTTATTGATATAACATTACCAGAAATTGGAGCAAAAATTTTTATTTTATCATCTAAATGAGCATCTTTTTTTTGAAAAAAATTTGAAATAAAGCTCATTATTTTCTCCTATTGATATTTATTATTTTCATAACAGATTATTTTCTTTATTAAATTTTTTAAGTAATTTTTTTATTTTTTTTACTGTAGATTGTTGAAGAACTTTTTTAGCTAGTATTTTTGCTTTTTTAAAATTAATTTTTCTAATAATATTTTTAATAATTGGTATAGAGATTGAGCTCATACTTAATTCATCTATTCCCATACCTACTAGTAAAGAAATTGCTTTTTCATTACTTGCAAGTTCACCGCATATTCCAGTCCATTTTTTTGCTTTATGTGATTCTTTGATTACTTTTTTTATTAAATATAAGACGGAAGGACTCATAGGTTGATATAAATTTGAGATAATTTCATTTCCTCGATCTACAGCTAATGTGTATTGCGTAAGATCATTAGTTCCAATACTAAAAAAATCAACTTCTTTTGCAAGATGTTTAGAAATTATAGCAGATGAAGGTGTTTCTATCATAACGCCTAATTCTATTTTCTTATCAAATTTTATTTTATTTTTTTTAAGTTTTATTTTGATTTTATTTAATTCTTGTTTTAAAAAATAAATTTCTTCCATAGATATTATCATTGGAAACATTATTTTAAATTTTCCATAAGCTGAAGCGCGTAGAATAGCTTTAAGTTGATCATGTAAAATTTGAATATTATTAATAGAAACTCTAATTGCTCTCCATCCAAGAAAGGGATTTTCTTCTGGAGGAAAATTCATGTATGAAAGATTTTTATCTCCTCCAATATCCATTGTTCTAATAATAATATGTTTTCCATGCATTTTTTTTGCAACTTTTTTGTACGCTTGAAATTGTTCTTCTTCAGATGGTAAGTTATTTCTACCCATGAATAAAAATTCTGTTCTGTAAAGACCAATACATTCAGCTCCATATTTTTTAGATCCAATAGTGTCTTTGTAATTTCCTATATTTGATCCTATTTTTATTTTTTTTCCGTCTAAAGTAATTGCATGTACTTTCTTTAGGGAAATTAATTTTTTTTGTTTTTCGAAATATTGTTTCCTAATTATTTTGAATTCTTTAATTTGTTGTTTTGACGGATTTATAATAATTTCATTATCAATGCCATTTAATATTATATAGTCGTTATTTTTTATTTTTTCTGTAATATTTCCCATTCCAACTATAGCTGGTATTTCTAAAGATCTAGCCATAATAGATGTATGAGATGTTTTTCCTCCTAAATCTGTTGCAAAACCGAGTATTTTTTTAAAATTCATTTGTGCAGTTTGAGATGGAGTTAAATCTTTTGTTATAAGAATTACTTTTTTTTGAATATTATTTAAATCAATAATAGGTATTTTTAATATATTTTTTAATAATCTATTTCCTATATCTCTAATATCTATTGCTCTATTTTTTAAATATTCATCTTTTAATTTTTCTAATGATGAAATTTGTTCTTGAATTATTTTTTCTACAGCATGATCAGAAGTAATCATTTTTTTTTTAATTAAAGAAATAATTTCTTTTTCTAATTCTTCATCTTCTAATATTAATATATGACCTTCAAAGATAGACGATTTTTCTTTTCCAAATTTTTTTTTTGCTTGATTTTGTATTTCTTTTAGTTGTTTTTTTGATTTTTTTCTTGCTTTAAAAAATTTTTCAATTTCTATATTAATATTCTTTTTAGAGATTTTTTTTACGTTAATGTTTATTTTTTTTTCTTTAAAAAGGAGGGCTTTTCCAAAAACAATGCCTGGCGATGCTAAAATTCCTGAAATCATGACATTACCTTTGAATAAAATGAATTATAAATGTTTAATATGTAAATATTTTTGAAAAATTTTATTTATAAAATATTTTTCTAATAAATAAGTTTTTTATATGAGTTTTTTCATTAGAGTAGATAATTTTTCGATTGCTTTTTTTTCATCTGATCCATTAGCAGATAAAGTTATCTTGCTTCCTTGACTTAACCCTAATGTTTGTAATTTAAATAGACTTTTTGCGTTTGCTGTTTTACCATTTGAAGTTATTGTAATTTTTGAATTATATTTTTTTGCTTCTTGCACAAGTTGTGCTGCAGGTCTAGTATGTAAACCATTTGGTGAGTTAATATATATTTTTTTTTCAAACATGATAGGAATATTCCTTGATTAAAATTATTATCTTTTTAATGCGCTAAATATTAATTAAATAAAAAAAAATTTTATTTAAAGATTATTTTACAATTTTTTTGTTTCTTTAAAGAAGAAATAAACTTTATATTAACATTAATCTTACAATTCTTATAAAAAAATAAAATATTTTTTCTAGATAGATTTTAAAATTTTTTTTACAAAAAAGTTTAGAAATAGAATTGTAGAATAAATATTTTAAGAAAGTTTTTTTTGCAATAATATATAGTTTATTTCAATATATTTCTGAAAATTTTATATGAATAAAATAGAAAAAAAAATTAAGTTATTACAGAAATCTTTAATTTATCATAATTATTTATACTTTTGTTTAGGGAAACCTGTTATTTCAGATCATGAATATGATATTTTATTTAATAAATTAAAGTTATTAGAAAAAAAATATAAAAAAATTTATTTTTCTTCTCCTACAAGAACAATTGGTTCAAAAATTTTTTCTAAATTATCTTTAAATAAACATTTGACTCCGATGTTGTCATTAGAAAATGTTTTTACAGAAAAGAAATTTTTGAATTTTTATACAAAGATTTTAAAATATAAAAACGAATTTTTAGTAAATTTTGTATGTGAATTAAAATTGGATGGGATTGCTGTTAATTTAATTTATAAAAATGGAGTTTTAAGAAAGGCATCTACTAGAGGAGACGGAGAAAAGGGAGAAGATATTACACAAAATATTTTTTTTGTAAAATCTATACCTATTAAAATAAATGGAAAAAATATTCCTAAATTGATGGAAATTCGTGGGGAAGTGTTAATTTTAAAAAAGGATTTTATAAAATTAAATAAAAAAAATTCTTTTTTAAAAAGAAATAAATTTTCTAGTGCTCGTAATTTAGCATCTGGATCATTACTTCAGAAGAATTTTTTAAATTTAAAAAATAGAAAATTATTTTTTATTTGTCATGGTTTTGAAGTTTTTAATTTTTTTTTAGATAATAGTTATTATAATATTCTTCTTAAAATTAAAAAATGGGGGTTTAATATTAGTGAAAAAATTATTTATTCATCATCTATAAAAAAAATTTTAAAATTTTATTCACAAATAAAAAATGAAAGATTTTTATTAAACTATGATGTAGATGGTATTGTAATTAAAGTAGATGATTTAAAATTAAGAAAGAAATTAGGTGTAAGATCTCGATCTCCTCGATGGGCTATTGCGTATAAATTTCCTAATCAAGAAAAGAAAACAATTTTAAAAAAAGTCACTTTTCATGTAGGTAGAACAGGTTCAATTACTCCAGTAGCGCATTTTGTTCCTGTCAAGATTTCTGGAATAACTATTAAGAAAGCTTCTTTACATAATAAATTTTTTTTAGATAAATTAAATTTACACATTAATGATAGAATTTTTGTTTGTAGAGCTGGAGATGTTATACCTCAAGTTGTCAGAAAAGAAACAATTAATACAAAAAAGAGATTGATTCGCATACATTTTCCAGAAAAGTGTCCTTCTTGTAGATCTTTTTTAGAGATTACAAGTAAGAGTAAAAAGAATTTTTGTACAAATTATTTTTTTTGTTTAGAACAAATAAAAAAACGTTTAGTATATTTTTTTTCTAAAACTTCTTTTAAAATAAAAGATTTAGGTCCTAATATTATTAATCAATTAGTAGATAAAATGGGATTTCG encodes:
- the crr gene encoding PTS glucose transporter subunit IIA; this translates as MSFISNFFQKKDAHLDDKIKIFAPISGNVISIKKVPDIVFSKKIVGDGIAINPTGNKIVAPIDGKIGKIFHTLHAFSIESKQGIQIFVHFGIDTVKLKGKGFESCIKEGQKVKKGDLIIKIDLKLLKKTAKSIITPVVISNTDKMNIIEKKIGKIIVAGKNVIMYVKKK
- the ptsI gene encoding phosphoenolpyruvate-protein phosphotransferase PtsI; amino-acid sequence: MISGILASPGIVFGKALLFKEKKININVKKISKKNINIEIEKFFKARKKSKKQLKEIQNQAKKKFGKEKSSIFEGHILILEDEELEKEIISLIKKKMITSDHAVEKIIQEQISSLEKLKDEYLKNRAIDIRDIGNRLLKNILKIPIIDLNNIQKKVILITKDLTPSQTAQMNFKKILGFATDLGGKTSHTSIMARSLEIPAIVGMGNITEKIKNNDYIILNGIDNEIIINPSKQQIKEFKIIRKQYFEKQKKLISLKKVHAITLDGKKIKIGSNIGNYKDTIGSKKYGAECIGLYRTEFLFMGRNNLPSEEEQFQAYKKVAKKMHGKHIIIRTMDIGGDKNLSYMNFPPEENPFLGWRAIRVSINNIQILHDQLKAILRASAYGKFKIMFPMIISMEEIYFLKQELNKIKIKLKKNKIKFDKKIELGVMIETPSSAIISKHLAKEVDFFSIGTNDLTQYTLAVDRGNEIISNLYQPMSPSVLYLIKKVIKESHKAKKWTGICGELASNEKAISLLVGMGIDELSMSSISIPIIKNIIRKINFKKAKILAKKVLQQSTVKKIKKLLKKFNKENNLL
- a CDS encoding tRNA CCA-pyrophosphorylase (catalyzes the addition and repair of the 3'-terminal CCA sequence in tRNA; these proteins belong to the CCA-adding enzyme subfamily 2 which does not have phosphohydrolase activity), producing MKVYLVGGAVRDFLLNLPIKDRDWVVVGSTPEELIQKKFKQVGKDFPVFLHPITSEEYSLARTEKKSGVGYKGFKTYYSKKVTLYEDLMRRDLTINAIAKDKNGVLIDPLNGMKDIQLGLLRHISKDFQDDPLRVLRVARFSAQLSHLGFRIAKETIFLMKNIVKNCELSFLTSHRIWNETKKALNTKTPHMYFFVLKKCNALSVLFPEIDYLYKINYFLFRYYNLGEQFLFSFSNFSKKNFSVDLRFSFFCQFLVYYNFLVQKNKFFSHKKIFKDHLIKNMLSRLEIPNFIQNLSIIIANNYFFLHNIFFESSEKIVLLFNRMNIWRNPIKIFKIGILSDFCIFFSECRYNCREKKVGNFLKIVFFILSSVSIQFIIKKGFKGFFINQELIRVRTILLDIYRLKIFLIK
- the rpsU gene encoding 30S ribosomal protein S21 — protein: MPIIKVRENEPFDVALRRFKRSCEKAGILSEIRRRECYEKPTTARKRAKTAAIKRLSKKLCRENLKRKRMY
- the ligA gene encoding NAD-dependent DNA ligase LigA, with the translated sequence MNKIEKKIKLLQKSLIYHNYLYFCLGKPVISDHEYDILFNKLKLLEKKYKKIYFSSPTRTIGSKIFSKLSLNKHLTPMLSLENVFTEKKFLNFYTKILKYKNEFLVNFVCELKLDGIAVNLIYKNGVLRKASTRGDGEKGEDITQNIFFVKSIPIKINGKNIPKLMEIRGEVLILKKDFIKLNKKNSFLKRNKFSSARNLASGSLLQKNFLNLKNRKLFFICHGFEVFNFFLDNSYYNILLKIKKWGFNISEKIIYSSSIKKILKFYSQIKNERFLLNYDVDGIVIKVDDLKLRKKLGVRSRSPRWAIAYKFPNQEKKTILKKVTFHVGRTGSITPVAHFVPVKISGITIKKASLHNKFFLDKLNLHINDRIFVCRAGDVIPQVVRKETINTKKRLIRIHFPEKCPSCRSFLEITSKSKKNFCTNYFFCLEQIKKRLVYFFSKTSFKIKDLGPNIINQLVDKMGFRNPIDFFGLDFHTLNNLKNVGKKFSKNILTSFKKFKSINLDKFILSFGIHGVGQVVSKKIAKNFKNLNKILDLKEEDLIEVCGIGKKITKNFINFIQNKNNRNIIFKLINNYNIHVKSYKKKDKNNKKFSFFLNKTILITGVFKDFSRKVLCNKLKNLGAEIKKSISKKVNLVIQGKNPGKKIFYAKKLGIKIIKENDFLKKISKN
- a CDS encoding HPr family phosphocarrier protein, with protein sequence MFEKKIYINSPNGLHTRPAAQLVQEAKKYNSKITITSNGKTANAKSLFKLQTLGLSQGSKITLSANGSDEKKAIEKLSTLMKKLI
- the tsaD gene encoding tRNA (adenosine(37)-N6)-threonylcarbamoyltransferase complex transferase subunit TsaD; its protein translation is MKILGIETSCDDTGIAIYDDENGLIFNEKFNQSLIHNKYGGVVPEIASREHTLNISFLIEKISKNLNINFKKINAIAYTCGPGLIGSLLVGATFGSALAYSLNIPTVLVNHLEAHLISIMMEKKCPIFPFIGMLVSGKHTELIYAHKFGKYSLLGKTRDDSAGEVFDKVAKNLNLNYPGGPEIAKISKFGNFNKYFFPRPMLKTNNLDFSFSGLKTAVVNFIKKQSMLDFQLISDVANAFEESITDVLVTKCKHALKKTRLKRLVISGGVSANILLRRKLRHMVSKCKGEIFFVRPEFCTDNAAMIAYLGMLKFQLNQIQSNLNIYVDPKLKIYNSKMNLNFISNI